The genome window acagTTTTGCGCTTTTGCATCTTcgaaccaaccaaccaaccacatATCAGACTCTCCAAAAGCCAAACAAATGAAGATGTTCATCACTGATCCCTCAACAAAGGCGTCTCCTCGGACGGCAAGTCctgatcatcttcatgcgccacctcctcttccccatcctctcccctcgCAACCACAGTATCCTTATCATGTCCTTCATGACCGTGTCCCCGATTCGGTCCCAGGAACTCAAAGAACACACCCAAGCACAGCAGCGTCCCCTGCAGACAAGCAGTCACGATCAACACACCCCAGGTACTCCACCCCTTCGGACCTAATCGCGCTGCTAGACTGCCCGCCCAGACGAGACTGCCGGGCGTTTGGATGCACATCATGGGGATGCTAAGCGATCCGACGCAGCGGAGTCGCAGGGTGGTGTAGATCTGAGGGAAGTATTGGATTGAGGCGAGGAGGGCGGAGAGGATGCCGCAGAAGTTGGACCATGcttggagggaagaagggcggGTGTAGCCGACagcgagggtggtgatgagcaTGACGGCGGCGTggatgatgcagatgacgGCGACGGTTAGGGCGGTGCGGTAGGTTGGGCTGGATttggggaggtgggtggtgtttcgggggaagaagaggacgaagaggaatAGACTAAATTTTGATATTAGTATTAGGATCTTTTGGGTGAGAATAATgagaggggggatggggcTGGACTTacatgatgaagaagcaaaggcATTGGGTTCCGACTTGGAGGATTCCGAGAATTCCTGCGAAACAGCCCATTCCGTTGACTTCCTTGCAGCAGGCCATGTCGTGGAGGCTTTGTTGTTGCGAGATGACGTTGGCTAGTGCCGAGGAACCAGATGTGGTTCCTAGGAGGACGAAGTACGGTGAGATACCGAAGGAGGTCTTCATTGTTAGGATGCGGACATGTTGGGGGGTGTAGGAGAGGAGGATcccgaagacgatgaggcTGGATGCAGTTAGCTTGAGCTAGAGTTGACTTGGGTAATGGTTGGAAGACAATACATAcatggagaggatgaagttTTTGATATCAGGCGAGGCCAGATGCTCGCATCGCGGATTAGAGAGGTCCATGTTGAGAAGCTACTGTGACTGCACACACAGGACCACGTATATATCCGATATATGGCTGTCACCAGCCAGAGATAACTGTTCCAGACAGATGGTATGAATCAAATCAATTAATTCAGCAAGCGGGACGTCGAGCACAGCTGGACCATTAGATATACCCCGAGCATAGGGGGCGGTTTAGAGGGAAAGGCGGAGGCGGCCCGAGACAGCGGCGGATTATTGGATCCTAAAACAACATTCTCATACCAGCACACACCCGCGTTGATTGGACCTGTGTGGcagagggagtggatgaggatgacttgTCAGGTAGACATTAGTTGAGTAGGGTAGATAGTGCCAAAGTAGGAGGAGTGAGGAATGAGTTAGCAGATTAGTTCCCTTGACTAGCCATCACTAAGCAGTTGTTCTCCCTATCGCCCGTCTCCGCATTGCCCAATTAGGCAAGGCTGGGCCGATCGCCCTAAAGAGTTAGCGGCAGATCATGTGCCTTGCATTAAGAAACATCAATAGTATAGTCACTTGATGTATATTGTTTGTTCACAGAGTCAACCAAGTCACGAAAGTTACTCCCCCCCGGTCGCAGGCGGTGGGACAAAGGACCGGACAGTGAATGGAGTCAGTCAGCAAGCCAGCAAAGCTTACTCAACTGCTGCTGGGTCACTAACTATGGGCCACTCTATCATCGATGACGCCAGAATTGGGGGAAGCTGGCCTGCTCCTCGTCATACGTCACTCGACGCTCATCCCGCGCCGCCTCcctgattcttctttttgacGAGAGATCGCCAGCTCTGCGACCaataaatatcttcatcCCGGGACGTTGTGGTCTTAATTTCTCTTGCTTAAGATCTCACAGTTCACAATTGTAAGTTGCTCTCACTGATACTTTACATGGTTCGTGGTAGAACGAGAGCTGACCTTGACTCTATaagcaaacaacaacaacattcaACGCTCGATATAATCTCTACCTCTCGCCAGGATGAAGCTTCATTTGGCTTCGTATCTGGTATTTGCGCTCGCAACCTTTGAGGCGGTTGGAGCTTCCAGCTGGTTTAGCAAGGCTGGTATGTCAACCTCTATACCATTGACTGCTTTGACTGCTCCCATGCCGAGACAACCGCTAACATCCATCAGTTTACAACAAATGGCATGAAACCGAATTAGAAAGATGGCTTTCTGATCATGGTATGCTTCCCTTCCCGTATAGATCTTTCTCTGTTGCATAGCTGACAATGTCTATAGACATCCCGTACCCGTCGCCGGCCGATCGCAAGGATCTAGAGTCTCTTGTGAAGTCCAACTGGGAAGCTAAAGTCCAGAAGCCCTTGGCACATGCTACACAGCAC of Aspergillus luchuensis IFO 4308 DNA, chromosome 7, nearly complete sequence contains these proteins:
- a CDS encoding PQ-loop repeat-containing protein (COG:S;~EggNog:ENOG410PIXB;~InterPro:IPR006603;~PFAM:PF04193;~TransMembrane:7 (o16-35i47-70o90-117i137-157o163-183i195-214o226-249i)), whose product is MDLSNPRCEHLASPDIKNFILSILIVFGILLSYTPQHVRILTMKTSFGISPYFVLLGTTSGSSALANVISQQQSLHDMACCKEVNGMGCFAGILGILQVGTQCLCFFIILFLFVLFFPRNTTHLPKSSPTYRTALTVAVICIIHAAVMLITTLAVGYTRPSSLQAWSNFCGILSALLASIQYFPQIYTTLRLRCVGSLSIPMMCIQTPGSLVWAGSLAARLGPKGWSTWGVLIVTACLQGTLLCLGVFFEFLGPNRGHGHEGHDKDTVVARGEDGEEEVAHEDDQDLPSEETPLLRDQ